A genomic window from Parasteatoda tepidariorum isolate YZ-2023 chromosome 10, CAS_Ptep_4.0, whole genome shotgun sequence includes:
- the LOC139426813 gene encoding uncharacterized protein, translating to MSFLLKTRREDLLVLVKERFGITIPENATGAKIRALITGSSNYDEQRTKEVLSGIKEEREREREVRERKQERERKERERQHEVRMKELQKLIDDRKRGTRKLTEDRESEKQKLKEDRGRRKQQKLKEDRERVDKMKRTKEQERELREGIERLTEILMRDQDEESKTQDFKPFLNLNESVGCLGAAESAERPEFRKFDSGFEGKEVNVKGVVRRFPEWSGPNVNRKRHLRRGCPKINRFRLDQKKDQAKQDSVERVGYEKRVKKDESNLRRIEVVEEKSCFSKIIYSVPKLSGNKGIEANDSDPDCENSDRREVRISPGGLEVLERKSSGGEDKDPPCILMNPERGEKVGGQDKKSPFSQDQRLKKEQVQGLEFEGMLEEVREDFKGREVCGQRGFKVKVKSPINALKRVDLSCEKRNGEAKARLNLNFRGLRGV from the exons ATGAGTTTTCTTCTAAAAACAAGAAGGGAAGACCTGCTAGTTCTAGTTAAGGAGCGGTTTGGGATAACTATTCCCGAGAACGCCACGGGTGCTAAGATAAGAGCATTGATCACCGGGAGTTCAAATTACGACGAGCAACGTACTAAAGAGGTTTTGAGTGGGATTAAAGAGGAGCGGGAACGGGAACGAGAGGTGCGGGAACGGAAACAGGAACGGGAACGAAAGGAGCGGGAACGGCAGCATGAGGTTAGAATGAaggaattacaaaaattaatagacGATAGGAAACGGGGAACAAGAAAATTAACGGAAGATAGGGAAagtgagaaacaaaaattaaaagaagatagGGGACGTCGtaagcaacaaaaattaaaagaagatagGGAACGCGTGGATAAAATGAAGAGGACAAAAGAGCAGGAACGAGAATTAAGAGAAG GGATTGAGCggttaacagaaattttaatgagGGACCAGGATGAGGAAAGTAAAACCCAGGATTTTAAACCCTTTCTCAATTTAAATGAATCGGTGGGATGTTTAGGAGCCGCGGAATCAGCGGAGAGGCCGGAGTTCCGAAAATTTGATTCTGGATTTGAAGGAAAGGAGGTGAATGTGAAGGGTGTGGTTAGACGATTTCCTGAATGGAGTGGTCCAAATGTTAATAGAAAGA GACACTTAAGGAGGGGGTGTCcgaaaattaatagatttaggTTAGATCAGAAGAAAGATCAGGCTAAGCAAGATTCCGTGGAACGCGTTGGTTACGAAAAGAGGGTGAAGAAAGACGAATCGAATTTGCGTAGAATCGAGGTGGTTGAGGAGAAGTCttgtttctcaaaaataatatacagtGTTCCTAAATTAAGCGGGAACAAGGGGATTGAGGCTAACGACTCTGACCCTGATTGCGAGAATTCGGACAGGAGAGAAGTGCGAATCTCTCCGGGGGGTCTCGAGGTGTTGGAGAGAAAGTCAAGTGGGGGTGAGGACAAAGATCCACcatgtattttaatgaatccCGAGCGTGGGGAGAAGGTAGGGGGTCAAGATAAGAAATCACCCTTTTCTCAAGACCAAAGACTTAAAAAGGAGCAGGTGCAAGGCTTGGAATTTGAAGGAATGTTAGAGGAAGTGAGGGAGGATTTTAAAGGCAGAGAAGTTTGTGGTCAGCGAGGGTTTAAAGTGAAGGTTAAAAGTCCAATTAACGCGTTGAAGAGGGTGGATTTATCCTGTGAGAAAAGAAATGGAGAAGCGAAGGCGCGATTGAACCTAAACTTCCGGGGGTTGCGAGGGGTGTAA